A single region of the Solwaraspora sp. WMMD406 genome encodes:
- the paaI gene encoding hydroxyphenylacetyl-CoA thioesterase PaaI, which translates to MADGATSVPTRSTPRTDEATAQLRARELHGNDRTCRSLGIELDVAGPGHATVRMLVTETMTNGFGMAHGGYLFLLADAAFSFACNTHGPTTVAQGAQVTFLRPAAVGDELWAEAVERSRFGRAGLYDVTVRRADGTVIAEFRGHSQMISGRPGTA; encoded by the coding sequence ATGGCCGATGGAGCCACCAGCGTCCCGACCCGGAGCACGCCACGGACCGACGAAGCCACCGCCCAGCTCCGGGCCCGTGAACTGCACGGCAACGACCGTACCTGCCGGTCCCTCGGCATCGAACTCGACGTGGCCGGCCCCGGACACGCGACGGTCCGGATGCTGGTGACGGAGACGATGACCAACGGATTCGGCATGGCGCACGGCGGTTACCTGTTCCTCCTCGCCGACGCGGCGTTCTCGTTCGCCTGCAACACCCACGGTCCGACGACGGTGGCGCAGGGCGCCCAGGTGACGTTTCTACGGCCCGCCGCCGTGGGCGACGAACTGTGGGCCGAGGCGGTGGAACGTTCCAGGTTCGGCCGGGCAGGCCTCTACGACGTGACCGTACGACGCGCGGACGGCACCGTCATCGCGGAATTCCGGGGCCACAGCCAGATGATCAGCGGCCGGCCGGGCACCGCCTGA
- a CDS encoding acyl carrier protein — MTLDASWYQKLADTPFSERASALEALVVAEFKTWLLMGDAETLPLDESYFELGLTSLGATEIQQLLVAGFGRPIDAVSLFNNPTVGHLLEYLRAEVLRELFVQGGAAPIHGTPAPAEQRYPGISTSSDAGVTTKDLVDDILAKLYNS, encoded by the coding sequence TTGACTCTCGACGCATCGTGGTACCAAAAGCTGGCCGACACCCCGTTCTCCGAGCGTGCGTCGGCCCTCGAGGCCCTCGTGGTCGCCGAGTTCAAGACGTGGTTGTTGATGGGCGACGCGGAGACGCTGCCGCTGGACGAGAGCTACTTCGAACTCGGGCTGACCTCGCTCGGCGCCACCGAGATCCAGCAGCTGCTGGTGGCCGGGTTCGGGCGGCCGATCGACGCGGTGAGCCTGTTCAACAACCCGACGGTCGGCCACCTGCTCGAGTACCTTCGCGCCGAGGTGTTGCGGGAGCTCTTCGTGCAGGGTGGAGCCGCGCCGATCCACGGCACGCCCGCGCCTGCCGAGCAGCGCTACCCAGGCATCTCGACGTCAAGTGACGCAGGTGTGACGACCAAGGACCTCGTCGACGACATTCTTGCAAAACTCTACAATTCCTGA
- a CDS encoding type I polyketide synthase: MTEQISHVRNDDLVRDLLMEKYEPIAIVGMGLRLPGGNETPEEFADFLRSGRAGTGPIPSDRWDVEGLYSDVDGEKGKVLTAGGGFVSGIDEFDPRFFNISPKEAGYVDPQHRLVLECAWKALEHANIDPTSLRDGNGGVYLGISSMDYTIEVDRLDPTELTSHIAAGTAHSAMSGRLSYFLGWRGPCMSIDTACSSSLVALHVAVQGLRRRECDIALAGGVNAVHHPRNHVVFSQANMLAADGRCKTFDDKADGYSRSEGCGVIVLKRLSDAKRDGDTILALVRGSSVRQDGESGGLTVPNGTAQAILMREALASAMLTPADVQYVEAHGTGTSLGDPIEMGAIDSVLSAAHRGGDPVIVGSVKTNIGHMEAAAGVGGVIKTVLQLGEGVVYPHINLDTPSRHIPWDRYHVAVPTQPMPWSGGTRRALVNSFGFAGTIATVVLEQAPPTQAVTPPTDDDRSVFTLSARTQSALRALASQYRQVLAQQPELSVADLCYTANIGRSHFNVRLAGPVTTRADVEALLDKQATGSTEDAGAASAGEGEFRGGNVAFLFTGQGSQYPGMGSALYERYPTFRESFDECDRLFGPLLGRSIKDLVFAADGADGQEIHQTAYTQPALFALEYATAQLWISWGVRPTILLGHSIGEIVAATMAGLFSLSDAVTLVAARARLMQSVSTPGGMVAVRATAADVAPLLAGYPDVSFGAINSPEQCVVSGGIASLAAITEQLEARGVKSKALPVSHAFHSPLMAEVFDAFREAIKEIEYHEPELSFVSNLTGSVASLAEVGNPDYWVRHIGEPVNFAAGMAFVQARGRHVFVEVGPSAALTAMGRQCGDPSPHLWLSSLQPDDTEGRTIRRSLARSYTAGLAISWSGYHRGSPRRRVDLPTYAFDKKRYWLPVPPGGGRFAPSATSTVSEHHPLLGAEVSTAEQRAAGQREFSTRLSPQTPAYLADHVVMGQTVFPGAGYVEVLFAAQDAVFGETTRPVRDVAIHEPLFLPEDDLTEVRTRLSTDADGTCQVEIVSRLAARDGGAIERRHVTARLGAEPDGPAGSADLIADLRDQDARRGTPITVHRADDLYADFADLGLPYGPEFRRIRTVEQHPDGFAVGDLRGIDTATVGHLHASVLDCAMQTLAGVADLGDTYLPVGFSRVTLLKKPKNDLRTLLRLNRPDPAAGPAAELTADIVVLEGDRPVFVVHQARLKRVANTSGGAGRGMLHEPRWLRRSHVAARTGGDTRRQVLVVHRTESDFATVSESLAEAGIGVRFAADAAQIRSLLAADTTITDLYWFWRTAPDLAGEARLRAETEVNYRDLLTLVAQLDGVGVGRDLRVTLVTEAAQLLPGDVTTGRDDESLVASSLWGFGHVMLNEYPALRTTLLDLPANPSGVADLRPLVDELVAGDSGGDEFQVAYRDGLRFVRRVFPQPAGPGSDDNVELTITEYGQFANIKPVPVPDVDPVGDEIAVSIEAAGLNFKDVLNALGMLKQYAVDNGIEYKPLPLGFEASGTVVAAGPDAEFAVGDDVVLSQLGCMRRRMTVSSTVAVRKPTELGFAEAAGLSAAYVTAYYALHNLAGIKAGDRVLIHAAAGGVGQAAVQLAQLAGAEVFATASPRKWSLLRSQGVEHVMNSRTLEFSDEILRITEGRGVDIVLNSLNKEYVPAGLRALGTDGRFVELGKIGIWSTEQVRAERPDVDYHNFDLSEFAPDELNRLNKNILQTVVDLIDAGKVKALPTVAYTLDEVEEAFGVLSRGANTGKLVLLFGDDRPAEQPLVVTPDLTYLITGGLGALGVATARKLVDLGARHIAMVSRRDLPEAEVSAVAGSLGDDVVLSVHRGDVAVAADVDRIMADIAGSGAPLGGVIHAAGVLADAPIANQTWESFERVLAPKVYGTWLLHRAAAAVPTLGFFVAYSSVASIIGAAGQSNYAAGNAYMDGLMRWRVAQGRPGLSVNWGPWAEIGMAAELTAAQIRSIEDRGVKFVKPSDATRALVKVIGRGVPQSIISEFDWDRFVSGQPVTDALYRQVLSHDAGPVQKVDMDELMRLNRTDRDAAIRTILRSKVASVLHFDSVDDIEVDARFVELGLDSLAAVELKNALESVFQVPLPTSILFDYPAVGSLAAFIGEQLAPAGADDAATVEQKADDDQSDVRGLDDSAADAELDALRALVQ, from the coding sequence GTGACCGAGCAGATTTCACACGTCCGTAATGACGATCTCGTCCGTGACCTGCTGATGGAGAAGTACGAGCCGATCGCCATCGTCGGCATGGGCCTACGCCTGCCTGGCGGCAACGAGACCCCCGAGGAGTTCGCTGATTTCCTCCGTTCCGGTCGAGCCGGCACCGGCCCGATCCCGAGTGACCGCTGGGACGTGGAAGGTCTCTACAGCGATGTCGACGGAGAAAAGGGCAAGGTGCTCACCGCCGGTGGCGGATTCGTGTCGGGCATCGACGAATTCGACCCGAGGTTTTTCAACATATCGCCCAAGGAAGCCGGCTACGTCGACCCGCAGCACCGGCTCGTCCTCGAGTGCGCCTGGAAAGCACTGGAGCACGCCAACATCGACCCGACGTCGCTACGGGACGGAAACGGCGGCGTCTACCTCGGCATCAGCTCGATGGACTACACCATCGAGGTGGACCGGCTGGATCCCACCGAACTGACCTCGCACATCGCCGCCGGCACCGCACACAGCGCCATGTCCGGGCGCCTGTCGTACTTCCTCGGCTGGCGCGGCCCGTGCATGAGCATCGACACCGCCTGCTCGTCGTCGCTGGTCGCCCTGCACGTCGCGGTGCAGGGCCTACGCCGGCGTGAGTGCGACATCGCGCTCGCCGGAGGGGTCAACGCGGTGCACCACCCGCGTAACCACGTCGTGTTTTCCCAGGCCAACATGCTGGCCGCCGACGGTCGCTGCAAGACGTTCGACGACAAGGCGGACGGATACAGCCGCAGCGAGGGCTGCGGTGTCATCGTCCTCAAGCGCCTTTCCGACGCCAAACGCGACGGTGACACGATTCTGGCGTTGGTCCGTGGCTCGTCGGTGCGCCAGGACGGCGAGAGCGGTGGTCTGACCGTACCCAACGGCACGGCGCAAGCCATCCTGATGCGCGAGGCGTTGGCCAGCGCGATGCTCACGCCCGCCGACGTCCAGTACGTCGAGGCGCACGGGACCGGCACCTCCCTCGGCGACCCGATCGAAATGGGAGCGATCGACTCCGTGTTGTCCGCCGCCCACCGTGGGGGCGACCCGGTGATCGTCGGCTCGGTCAAGACCAACATCGGCCACATGGAAGCCGCCGCCGGAGTGGGTGGCGTCATCAAGACCGTGCTGCAGCTCGGCGAAGGTGTGGTCTACCCGCACATCAACCTGGACACGCCGTCCCGGCACATTCCCTGGGACCGCTACCACGTTGCCGTGCCGACGCAGCCGATGCCGTGGTCCGGCGGAACGCGGCGGGCCCTGGTCAACTCGTTCGGATTCGCCGGCACCATCGCCACCGTCGTTCTCGAACAGGCTCCGCCGACGCAGGCCGTCACCCCGCCCACCGACGACGACCGGTCCGTGTTCACGCTGTCGGCCCGGACCCAGTCGGCGCTGCGTGCCCTGGCGTCGCAGTACCGGCAGGTTCTCGCACAGCAGCCGGAGTTGTCCGTCGCCGATCTCTGCTACACCGCCAACATCGGCCGGTCGCACTTCAACGTACGGCTGGCCGGTCCGGTCACCACCCGGGCGGACGTCGAAGCGCTGCTGGACAAGCAGGCGACCGGATCCACCGAGGACGCGGGAGCGGCCTCGGCCGGCGAAGGCGAGTTCCGGGGCGGAAACGTCGCGTTCCTGTTTACCGGTCAGGGTTCGCAATACCCTGGTATGGGATCGGCGCTGTACGAGCGGTATCCCACCTTCCGCGAGTCGTTCGACGAATGCGATCGGTTGTTCGGGCCGCTGCTCGGTCGATCCATCAAGGATCTCGTCTTCGCCGCTGACGGCGCGGACGGGCAGGAGATCCACCAGACCGCCTACACCCAGCCAGCCCTGTTCGCCCTCGAGTACGCCACCGCCCAGCTCTGGATCTCCTGGGGCGTACGACCCACCATCCTGCTCGGCCACAGCATCGGTGAGATCGTCGCCGCGACGATGGCCGGGCTGTTCAGCCTGTCGGACGCGGTCACCCTCGTCGCCGCCCGGGCGCGCCTGATGCAGTCGGTTTCCACGCCCGGCGGCATGGTCGCCGTCCGCGCCACGGCGGCCGACGTGGCACCGCTGCTGGCTGGCTACCCGGACGTCAGCTTCGGCGCGATCAACTCGCCCGAGCAGTGCGTCGTCTCGGGAGGCATCGCCTCGCTGGCCGCGATCACAGAACAACTCGAGGCGCGGGGCGTCAAGTCCAAGGCGTTGCCGGTGTCGCACGCGTTCCACTCGCCGTTGATGGCGGAGGTGTTCGACGCGTTCCGGGAGGCGATCAAAGAAATCGAATACCATGAGCCCGAGCTCAGCTTCGTATCGAACCTGACCGGATCGGTGGCGTCGCTGGCCGAGGTCGGCAACCCCGACTACTGGGTGCGACACATCGGCGAGCCGGTCAACTTCGCCGCCGGCATGGCCTTCGTGCAGGCCCGGGGCCGGCACGTCTTCGTGGAGGTCGGACCGTCCGCGGCGTTGACCGCGATGGGCCGACAGTGCGGTGATCCGTCGCCGCACCTGTGGCTGAGCAGCCTGCAACCCGACGACACCGAAGGCCGGACCATCCGTCGGTCGTTGGCCCGCAGCTACACGGCGGGACTCGCCATCTCCTGGTCCGGCTACCACCGTGGGTCGCCGCGTCGACGGGTCGACCTGCCGACGTACGCGTTCGACAAGAAGCGCTACTGGCTCCCGGTTCCGCCCGGTGGCGGGCGGTTCGCGCCGTCGGCGACGTCGACCGTCAGCGAGCATCACCCACTGCTCGGCGCCGAGGTCTCCACGGCCGAGCAGCGGGCGGCCGGCCAGCGCGAGTTCTCCACCCGGTTGTCCCCACAGACCCCCGCCTACCTGGCCGACCACGTGGTGATGGGCCAGACCGTGTTCCCCGGTGCCGGCTACGTCGAGGTGCTGTTCGCCGCGCAGGACGCCGTGTTCGGCGAGACCACCCGCCCGGTCCGTGACGTCGCGATCCACGAGCCGCTGTTCCTGCCCGAGGACGACCTGACCGAGGTACGGACCCGGCTGTCCACCGACGCGGACGGCACCTGCCAGGTGGAGATCGTCAGCCGGCTCGCCGCCCGCGACGGTGGTGCCATCGAACGCCGGCACGTCACCGCCCGGCTCGGCGCCGAACCTGACGGCCCGGCCGGCTCGGCGGACCTGATCGCCGACCTGCGCGACCAGGACGCCCGCCGGGGTACGCCGATCACCGTGCACCGGGCCGACGACCTCTACGCCGACTTCGCCGACCTGGGACTGCCGTACGGTCCGGAGTTCCGCCGCATCCGGACGGTGGAGCAGCACCCGGACGGGTTCGCCGTCGGCGACCTGCGGGGGATCGACACCGCTACCGTCGGGCACCTGCACGCCTCCGTCCTCGACTGTGCCATGCAGACCCTGGCCGGCGTCGCCGACCTCGGTGACACCTATCTCCCGGTGGGGTTCAGCCGGGTCACCCTGCTGAAGAAGCCCAAGAACGACCTGCGTACGCTGCTGCGGCTCAACCGGCCCGACCCGGCGGCCGGACCGGCTGCCGAGCTCACCGCCGACATCGTCGTCCTGGAGGGCGACCGGCCGGTGTTCGTGGTGCATCAGGCGCGGCTCAAGCGGGTGGCGAACACGTCCGGCGGCGCCGGGCGGGGGATGCTGCACGAGCCCCGCTGGCTACGCCGTTCGCACGTGGCGGCGCGGACCGGTGGTGACACCCGCCGCCAGGTCCTCGTGGTGCACCGGACCGAGTCCGACTTCGCCACGGTGTCCGAGTCGCTGGCCGAAGCCGGCATCGGAGTGCGGTTCGCCGCCGACGCGGCCCAGATCCGGTCACTGCTCGCCGCCGACACCACGATCACCGACCTGTACTGGTTCTGGCGTACCGCGCCGGACCTCGCCGGTGAGGCCCGGCTGCGGGCCGAGACCGAGGTCAACTACCGCGACCTGCTCACCCTGGTCGCCCAACTCGACGGGGTCGGCGTCGGCCGGGACCTACGGGTCACCCTGGTCACCGAGGCCGCCCAGCTGCTGCCCGGTGACGTGACCACCGGCCGCGACGACGAGAGCCTGGTCGCCTCCTCGCTGTGGGGTTTCGGGCACGTCATGCTCAACGAGTACCCGGCACTGCGGACGACCCTGCTCGACCTGCCCGCCAACCCGTCCGGGGTCGCGGATCTGCGGCCGCTGGTCGACGAGCTGGTCGCCGGTGACTCCGGTGGTGACGAGTTCCAGGTCGCGTACCGGGACGGGCTCCGTTTCGTGCGGCGGGTGTTCCCGCAACCGGCCGGTCCCGGATCCGACGACAACGTCGAGCTGACCATCACCGAGTACGGCCAGTTCGCCAACATCAAGCCGGTGCCGGTTCCGGACGTGGACCCGGTCGGTGACGAGATCGCGGTCAGCATCGAGGCGGCCGGACTGAACTTCAAGGACGTGCTCAACGCCCTCGGCATGCTCAAGCAGTACGCCGTCGACAACGGCATCGAGTACAAGCCCCTGCCGCTGGGCTTCGAAGCGTCCGGCACCGTCGTCGCGGCCGGCCCGGACGCCGAGTTCGCGGTCGGCGACGACGTGGTGCTCAGCCAACTCGGCTGCATGCGTCGCCGGATGACGGTGTCGTCCACGGTCGCCGTCCGCAAGCCCACCGAACTGGGCTTCGCCGAGGCCGCCGGCCTGTCCGCCGCGTACGTCACGGCCTACTACGCCCTGCACAACCTGGCCGGCATCAAGGCCGGGGACCGGGTGCTCATCCACGCGGCGGCCGGCGGTGTCGGCCAGGCGGCCGTCCAGCTCGCGCAGCTCGCCGGCGCCGAGGTGTTCGCCACGGCCAGCCCGCGCAAGTGGTCGTTGCTGCGGTCGCAGGGCGTCGAACATGTGATGAACTCCCGGACGCTCGAGTTCTCCGACGAGATCCTGCGCATCACCGAGGGACGCGGTGTCGACATCGTCCTGAACAGCCTCAACAAGGAATACGTCCCCGCCGGGCTGCGCGCGCTCGGCACCGACGGTCGGTTCGTCGAACTCGGCAAGATCGGCATCTGGTCCACCGAACAGGTTCGTGCCGAACGCCCGGACGTGGACTACCACAACTTCGACCTGAGCGAGTTCGCGCCGGACGAGCTGAACCGGCTCAACAAAAACATCCTGCAGACCGTCGTGGACCTCATCGACGCCGGGAAGGTCAAGGCGTTGCCGACCGTCGCCTACACCCTGGACGAGGTCGAAGAGGCGTTCGGGGTACTGAGCCGGGGCGCGAACACCGGCAAGCTGGTGCTGCTGTTCGGCGACGACCGTCCGGCTGAGCAACCGCTTGTGGTCACGCCCGACCTGACCTACCTCATCACCGGTGGACTCGGCGCGCTCGGCGTCGCCACCGCGCGCAAACTGGTGGACCTGGGCGCCCGGCACATCGCCATGGTCTCCCGACGGGACCTGCCGGAGGCCGAGGTCAGCGCGGTGGCCGGGTCACTCGGTGACGACGTCGTGCTCTCCGTACACCGGGGTGACGTCGCCGTCGCCGCCGACGTGGACCGGATCATGGCGGACATCGCCGGGTCGGGTGCCCCGCTGGGCGGGGTGATCCACGCCGCAGGTGTGCTCGCCGACGCCCCGATCGCCAACCAGACCTGGGAGAGCTTCGAACGGGTCCTGGCACCAAAGGTGTACGGGACGTGGTTGCTGCACCGGGCGGCGGCGGCCGTACCCACCCTGGGGTTCTTCGTGGCGTACTCCTCGGTGGCGTCGATCATCGGCGCGGCCGGACAGAGCAACTACGCCGCCGGAAACGCGTACATGGACGGTCTGATGCGGTGGCGGGTCGCCCAGGGGCGGCCCGGTCTGAGCGTCAACTGGGGTCCCTGGGCCGAGATCGGCATGGCCGCCGAGCTGACGGCGGCCCAGATCCGCAGCATCGAGGACCGGGGCGTCAAGTTCGTCAAGCCCAGCGACGCGACCCGGGCACTGGTCAAGGTCATCGGCCGAGGAGTGCCGCAGAGCATCATCAGCGAGTTCGACTGGGACCGGTTCGTGTCCGGTCAGCCGGTGACCGACGCGCTGTACCGGCAGGTTCTGTCGCACGACGCCGGTCCGGTGCAGAAGGTCGACATGGACGAGCTGATGCGGCTCAACCGGACCGACCGGGACGCCGCGATCCGGACCATTCTCCGGTCCAAGGTCGCTTCGGTGTTGCACTTCGACTCGGTCGACGACATCGAGGTCGATGCCCGGTTCGTCGAGCTGGGGCTTGACTCGCTCGCCGCCGTCGAGCTCAAGAACGCATTGGAGTCGGTGTTCCAGGTGCCGTTGCCGACGTCGATCCTGTTCGACTATCCGGCGGTCGGCTCACTCGCGGCCTTCATCGGTGAACAGCTCGCCCCGGCGGGCGCCGACGACGCGGCGACGGTCGAGCAGAAGGCGGACGACGACCAGTCCGACGTGCGAGGGCTGGACGACAGTGCTGCGGACGCCGAGCTCGACGCCCTGCGGGCGTTGGTGCAGTGA
- a CDS encoding polyketide synthase, which translates to MTSYIDQLEAMSKKQLMVMLARQRLQETQAIAVVGMGCRFPGGITDPAGLWALVREGRVVPTESAGPPRDSLGRPRWNLDAPDLAPMADLLGSGGYLDSIDLFDADFFGISAQEAERMDPQQRLLLEVTVQALADANLTRAELRRRRLGIFMGASTVEYPLAWIRNRMTVDDLSPHMALGNTLSCTSGRIGFVLGANGPAMTVETSSSSALTAMHLAVQSLRRRECDIALVGACQLLLSPFTTAVLAKPGMLSAAGRSRPFTAHADGHVRGEGCGVLVLKRQADAAADGDLTYALVRGTVVHSQGDRPSMAMSTSAGQRTAIESALRDAGVGPLDVQYVEAQANGSRLGGMIEAESLAQTYQRGSAAAPALYLGSCKANLGYLETASGVAGIMKTVLALAHGEIPPQPGADELDPGVAWDQMALRFASKPVPWPVAQRRMAGVSAFGFTGINAHVILEGSSPTGPARTEAAALDPDDAEPVRAEAARAEAALLLVSAHTDEALAATAAALHQYLAERADWEVATVCRTLAHGRDHLPVRSAAVVADRSDVLDRLAALAAGRSVEQPDPTGSAAAATGPASAGSPVASAVSTLAAIGERYVAGTEVDLADVTGAGPMCRLPGPALIGRSFWPDGYRWS; encoded by the coding sequence ATGACGAGCTACATCGACCAGCTCGAGGCGATGTCGAAGAAGCAGCTGATGGTGATGCTGGCCCGGCAACGTCTCCAGGAGACGCAGGCCATCGCGGTCGTCGGAATGGGCTGCCGGTTTCCCGGCGGGATCACCGATCCGGCGGGCTTGTGGGCGCTGGTGCGGGAGGGCCGGGTCGTGCCGACGGAGTCGGCCGGCCCGCCCCGCGACAGCCTCGGCCGGCCACGCTGGAACCTGGACGCCCCCGATCTCGCTCCGATGGCGGACCTGCTCGGCTCCGGGGGGTACCTCGACTCGATCGACCTGTTCGACGCCGACTTCTTCGGGATCAGCGCGCAGGAGGCGGAGCGGATGGACCCGCAGCAGCGGCTGCTGCTGGAGGTCACCGTCCAGGCCCTGGCCGACGCCAACCTGACCCGCGCCGAGCTGCGGCGACGCCGGCTGGGGATCTTCATGGGCGCCAGTACGGTGGAGTATCCGCTGGCCTGGATCCGCAATCGGATGACCGTCGACGACCTGTCCCCGCACATGGCCCTCGGCAACACGCTCAGCTGTACCTCCGGGCGGATCGGATTCGTGCTGGGGGCCAACGGGCCGGCCATGACGGTCGAGACGTCGTCGTCGTCCGCTCTCACCGCGATGCACCTGGCCGTGCAGTCGCTGCGTCGGCGCGAATGCGACATCGCACTCGTCGGCGCGTGCCAGCTGCTGCTGTCGCCGTTCACGACCGCCGTGCTGGCCAAGCCGGGCATGCTGTCGGCGGCGGGGCGAAGCCGCCCGTTCACCGCCCACGCCGACGGACATGTCCGAGGCGAGGGCTGCGGGGTGCTGGTCCTCAAACGTCAGGCCGACGCGGCCGCGGACGGTGACCTCACCTACGCGTTGGTACGCGGAACGGTCGTCCATTCGCAGGGCGACCGGCCGTCGATGGCGATGTCCACCTCGGCGGGACAGCGCACCGCCATCGAGTCGGCGTTGCGCGACGCGGGCGTCGGGCCACTCGACGTGCAGTACGTCGAAGCACAGGCGAACGGCTCACGGCTGGGCGGCATGATCGAGGCCGAGTCGCTGGCGCAGACCTACCAGCGAGGCTCGGCTGCGGCTCCGGCGCTCTACCTCGGCTCGTGCAAAGCCAACCTCGGATACCTGGAGACGGCGTCCGGCGTGGCCGGGATCATGAAGACGGTGCTGGCTCTCGCCCACGGCGAGATCCCGCCGCAGCCGGGTGCCGACGAGCTCGATCCCGGCGTGGCCTGGGACCAGATGGCGCTGCGCTTCGCCAGCAAGCCGGTGCCCTGGCCGGTCGCGCAGCGACGGATGGCGGGGGTCAGCGCGTTCGGGTTCACCGGCATCAACGCGCACGTGATCCTGGAAGGTAGCTCCCCGACGGGGCCGGCTCGTACCGAGGCGGCCGCGCTCGATCCGGACGACGCCGAACCGGTCCGGGCCGAGGCGGCACGGGCCGAGGCGGCACTGTTGCTGGTGTCGGCGCACACCGACGAGGCGCTGGCGGCGACCGCCGCCGCCCTGCACCAGTACCTCGCGGAGCGGGCCGACTGGGAGGTCGCGACGGTCTGCCGCACCCTGGCCCACGGCCGGGATCACCTTCCGGTCCGGTCGGCGGCAGTGGTGGCGGACCGCTCCGACGTGCTGGACCGGCTGGCCGCGCTCGCCGCCGGTCGGTCCGTCGAGCAGCCGGACCCGACCGGGTCAGCGGCCGCCGCGACCGGGCCGGCCTCCGCCGGGTCTCCGGTCGCCTCGGCGGTGTCGACCCTTGCCGCCATCGGCGAGCGGTACGTAGCCGGCACGGAGGTCGACCTCGCTGACGTGACCGGCGCCGGCCCGATGTGCCGGCTGCCCGGTCCCGCGTTGATCGGACGTAGTTTCTGGCCGGACGGCTATCGATGGTCCTGA
- a CDS encoding fatty acid--CoA ligase, with translation MKTVVDTVTFHAGRIPDSVAIECEGREVTFAALHSGSNQTAQALVAAGVAPGDRVGFLGRESERYYEIFFACAKAGAVLVPINWRLASGEVEHILRDSAAVLVFAEREFLATVHAAADGTADGGADDGVTSGTTSRVVVDLDGDGAPGEAFARWKAAYPDEDPSGQVSPEDPIVQLYTSGTTGLPKGVVLPHRSFFRINDLLVEHGRDWIDWQPGDKSLIGIPGFHVAGIWWAMQAMNAGVPSVSMRSFVSTEAARLIRERGITTTLVVPAMLQMILAEPRTGPDDFASLRKVAYGGSPISESLLRQCIEVMGCEFAQLYGLTETGNCVVCLPPADHVPGSPLLRAAGLPLPGVQLRIIDSEGADLPAGTVGEVCVRTPAIMIEYWGLKAATDEVLRDGWFRTGDAGHLNDDGYLFISDRIKDVIIVAGENVYPAEVENALCRHPAVAEAAVIGVPDEKWGESVRAFVVLRPDTQATPRELMLSLRGQIADFKIPARYDIVDSIPRNPSGKILRRVLRDEFWAHADRNVN, from the coding sequence TTGAAGACCGTCGTCGACACGGTCACCTTCCACGCTGGCCGGATTCCGGACAGTGTCGCCATCGAATGCGAGGGCCGTGAGGTCACCTTCGCGGCGTTGCACTCCGGCAGCAACCAGACCGCACAGGCCCTCGTCGCCGCCGGAGTCGCACCCGGGGACCGGGTGGGCTTCCTCGGCCGGGAGTCGGAGCGGTACTACGAGATCTTCTTCGCCTGCGCCAAGGCGGGCGCGGTGCTCGTACCGATCAACTGGCGGCTGGCGTCCGGCGAGGTAGAGCACATCCTGCGGGATTCGGCAGCCGTGCTCGTCTTCGCCGAACGCGAGTTCCTCGCCACGGTGCACGCCGCCGCCGACGGCACAGCCGACGGCGGGGCCGACGACGGCGTGACCTCGGGCACCACGTCTAGGGTCGTCGTCGACCTGGACGGCGACGGCGCGCCCGGCGAGGCGTTCGCGCGCTGGAAGGCCGCCTACCCCGACGAGGACCCGAGCGGGCAGGTCAGCCCCGAAGATCCGATCGTGCAGCTCTACACCAGCGGCACGACCGGCCTGCCCAAAGGGGTCGTCCTGCCGCATCGCAGCTTCTTCCGGATCAACGATCTGCTGGTCGAACACGGCCGCGACTGGATCGACTGGCAGCCGGGCGACAAGAGCCTGATCGGCATTCCCGGGTTCCACGTCGCAGGCATCTGGTGGGCGATGCAGGCGATGAACGCCGGCGTCCCCAGCGTCTCCATGCGCAGTTTCGTCAGCACCGAGGCCGCCCGGCTGATCCGCGAGCGCGGCATCACCACGACGCTCGTGGTGCCGGCCATGCTGCAGATGATCCTCGCCGAGCCACGTACCGGCCCCGACGACTTCGCCAGTCTGCGCAAGGTCGCCTACGGTGGGTCGCCGATCTCCGAAAGCCTGCTGCGGCAGTGTATCGAGGTCATGGGCTGCGAGTTCGCCCAGCTCTACGGTCTCACCGAGACCGGCAACTGTGTGGTCTGCCTGCCGCCCGCCGACCACGTGCCGGGCAGCCCGCTGTTGCGGGCCGCCGGGCTGCCGTTGCCCGGGGTCCAGCTGCGGATCATCGACTCCGAGGGTGCGGACCTGCCCGCCGGTACGGTGGGCGAGGTCTGTGTCCGTACTCCCGCGATCATGATCGAATACTGGGGATTGAAGGCGGCCACCGACGAGGTCCTGCGGGACGGCTGGTTCCGCACCGGCGACGCCGGCCACCTCAACGACGACGGCTACCTGTTCATCTCCGACCGAATCAAGGACGTCATCATCGTCGCTGGTGAGAACGTCTATCCAGCCGAGGTCGAGAACGCCCTGTGTCGGCATCCGGCGGTCGCCGAGGCCGCGGTGATCGGCGTACCGGACGAGAAATGGGGCGAGTCGGTCCGGGCGTTTGTCGTGCTGCGGCCGGACACCCAGGCCACACCTCGTGAGTTGATGCTGTCGCTGCGCGGGCAGATCGCCGACTTCAAGATCCCTGCTCGGTACGATATTGTGGACAGTATTCCCCGTAATCCCAGTGGGAAGATTCTCCGCCGGGTTCTCCGTGACGAGTTCTGGGCGCACGCCGACCGGAACGTGAACTGA